From the genome of Longimicrobiales bacterium:
CGGCCCTCCAGGCGAACAACATGGAGGAGGCGATCAAGTCGCTGAGCGTCGCCAACACGCTCTACCGGAAGCGGCCCGAGGCGATGGTGACACTCGGTTCCGTATACGTGCAGCAGGGCAATCTCGCCGCGGCAGAAGCGGTGTTCAAGGACGCCCTGGCCGTCATGCGCGGTCCGGAGCGCGCGAAGCAGACTCAAGAGGAGCTGGCGGTGTGGGCGGAAGATGAGCTCACGGTGGCCATGCGCCTGGCCAACATCTACGCCGGGCAGGAGAAGTTCGCGGAAGCGGAGCAGGTGTACCGCCAGCTGCTCGAGTCGCAGCCGGGCAATGCCATGGCCCGGGCGAACCTCGCCGTCGTCATGTCGCGCGCCGGCAAGACGGAGGAGGCCGCGACCGCGTACCGCGAGCTGCTCAGCCAGGAGGACCTGTCGGAGTCGACGCTATTCAACATCGGCATCGGCCTCTTCACGGCACAGGACTACGGCCGCGCGGCAACCGCGTTCGATCGCGTGATCGCGATCAACCCGGTTTCGCACGAGTCGCTCTACAACCTGGGGCAGTCGCTGTATGCTCAGGCCGGCGCGCTGGAGACGGAGCGTGAAGGTGCGAATGCGGCCCGTCAGCAGGAGATCGTCGCAGAGCTGACGCGGCTCAACCAGTCGCTGCGGACGGCGGCCGAGCAGCTTCTCGCGCTCGACCCGACGAACCGCAACGCGATGATGATGCTCGCACAGGCGCAGCGCTCGCTCGCCGAGCTCGGTACCGGGGATGCCGACGCACTCCGCAACGCCGCCCTCGCAACTCTCGAGAGGCACGCCGCATTGCCGTTCGAGGTCTCCGGTATCACGATCGTACGCGGCGAAGGCTCCGTACAGGTGGTCGGCCGCGTTACGAACCTGAAGGCAGAGCCCGGCTCGCCGATCACGTTCCGTTTCTCCGCGATCGACCGCGACGGCAATGAGCTGGCCGGCGAGGACATCACCGTGACGGCGCCCGCTGTCGATGCGACCAGCAACTTCGAGACGACCCTCACGGTTCCTGAAGAGGCGGCCGGCTGGAAGTACGTCGTCAGGAGCTGAGTCGCGGCAGGGACTCACGTCGAGAGGCATGGACCTTCGGAATCTCCATCCGGGGCTCCATGCCTCTCCCTCGTCGGGGTGTGGCCTGGTCCGTTTCGCGCCGGCATCCGGCTGAACGACTACCGCATGCTTCTTGCACTCTGACGGTCAAAAACCGCCAGAGGATTCCATGGAAACAACGATTCGCTGTCCCCGCTGCGAACAGGAGATCGACGCCGAGGGCCCGGCGTGCCCGGCCTGCGGCCACCTCCATAAGGGCACGCTCGACTGCCGCAGGCACCCCGATCGCTCGGCCGTGGGCGTTTGCGTCGTCTGCGGCGACCCCGTCTGTCAGGAGTGCGACTCCACCGACGAGATGCATCACGCCTGTCCCGTCCACGGCGGCATCCCGGTGATCGAGGGCTGGGCTCAGATCTATACGACGTCGGACGACGTCGAGGCGGATCTGATCAAGGAGAACCTGCAGTCGGAGGGCGTCGACGCCGCTGTGCTCTCGCAGAAGGACCGCTCCTTCGGCGTGGAGCTGGGCGATCTGAGCCCCGTACGTGTGCTCGTGCCCGCCTACGACTATCTCGAAGCCATGCGCGTGCTGGGGCAGCACATGGATGGTGCCGGGGAGGTCGTGTTCGCGTGCCCCTCCTGCGGTGAGGCGTTCGACCCGGGGGACACCGTGTGCTCATCGTGCGGCACACCGCTCCCGACGCCGGCCGCCTGATTCGGGCGGGGTACCGGATCAGGGCAGGGGACACACCGCTTCGACAGCCACCTTCTGCCACGCCGGGGGTCCCCTCCACGGGTTGAGTCGCGGGGTGTGTTGCGGTAACTTTCACTGCTGCACACGAGATTGACGGGGCAGCCGGCTGGCTGCCCCTCGTCGCACGAGGCTCATGGTTCGAATCGCCGCAGTCGCACCCGACAGCATTGCATCCGACCTCCGCCTGGAGATCGGCAGCCGCGTCGTGCGCATCAACGGCGAGCTCGTGCGCGACGCCATCGACTACCGGTTCATGGAAGTCGAAGGCCTGCTCGAGCTGGAGGTCGCATCCCCCGGCTGCGACGGGCCGACCGTCTACGAGATCGAGAAGGATGCGGGCGAGTCGCTGGGGATCATCCCCGCCGCGGACCCGGTGAGGCAGTGCGCGAACAAGTGCGTGTTCTGCTTCATTGACGGCAATCCGAACGGCGTCCGCCAGTCGCTGCACCTGAAGGATGACGATTTCCGCCTCTCCTTCACGTACGGCAGTTATGTCACGCTCACGAACCTCGGTCCAGCCGGCTTCCGGCGTCTGATCGAGCAGCGGCTCTCGCCGCTGTACGTGAGCGTGCACGCCACCGAGCCGGATGTCCGCATGCGCCTGCTGGGCGTGCCGCGTGGCGGCGAGATCGTCGATCAGCTGCGCGAGCTCACCGAGGCCGGCCTGGAGGTTCACACGCAGGTGGTGCTGTGTCCGGAGTGGAACGACGGCGCGCATCTGCAGCGGACGATCGATGACCTCTGGACACTCGGTCCGAACGTGCTGTCGCTGAGCGTCGTGCCTGTCGGGCTTACGC
Proteins encoded in this window:
- a CDS encoding DUF512 domain-containing protein; its protein translation is MVRIAAVAPDSIASDLRLEIGSRVVRINGELVRDAIDYRFMEVEGLLELEVASPGCDGPTVYEIEKDAGESLGIIPAADPVRQCANKCVFCFIDGNPNGVRQSLHLKDDDFRLSFTYGSYVTLTNLGPAGFRRLIEQRLSPLYVSVHATEPDVRMRLLGVPRGGEIVDQLRELTEAGLEVHTQVVLCPEWNDGAHLQRTIDDLWTLGPNVLSLSVVPVGLTQYNLNRPVRLLTRQEAADAIIQIDAARTRAQQERGTGWAYAGDEMYFIAGAAMPPAAYYDDWPLTENGVGAVRRLEDDFATGLSSVPRMAGRRIAIVTGTRMAAVFEPLAARLAGHTGATVQVIGVENELFGPTVTTAGLLAGRDIAAAVAAAGTFDVVLLPAEALNDDVLFIDSMPLSDLESAIAPARAVPAHELISALVSA
- a CDS encoding DUF2007 domain-containing protein; its protein translation is METTIRCPRCEQEIDAEGPACPACGHLHKGTLDCRRHPDRSAVGVCVVCGDPVCQECDSTDEMHHACPVHGGIPVIEGWAQIYTTSDDVEADLIKENLQSEGVDAAVLSQKDRSFGVELGDLSPVRVLVPAYDYLEAMRVLGQHMDGAGEVVFACPSCGEAFDPGDTVCSSCGTPLPTPAA
- a CDS encoding tetratricopeptide repeat protein, which encodes MNRWSTVLVAAAAVLAPAAAEAQKPSNNMHTRSAETYLSQAEREPVIADKNEFLKKALESAFAGVEASPDNPRSWFQAGQAYVGLKDWAGADSAFARAESLYPEYAEEIDPMRLSAWIEAYNAGVTALQANNMEEAIKSLSVANTLYRKRPEAMVTLGSVYVQQGNLAAAEAVFKDALAVMRGPERAKQTQEELAVWAEDELTVAMRLANIYAGQEKFAEAEQVYRQLLESQPGNAMARANLAVVMSRAGKTEEAATAYRELLSQEDLSESTLFNIGIGLFTAQDYGRAATAFDRVIAINPVSHESLYNLGQSLYAQAGALETEREGANAARQQEIVAELTRLNQSLRTAAEQLLALDPTNRNAMMMLAQAQRSLAELGTGDADALRNAALATLERHAALPFEVSGITIVRGEGSVQVVGRVTNLKAEPGSPITFRFSAIDRDGNELAGEDITVTAPAVDATSNFETTLTVPEEAAGWKYVVRS